From the Lemur catta isolate mLemCat1 chromosome 1, mLemCat1.pri, whole genome shotgun sequence genome, the window caaagaattactgttaattttttttggtgTGACAATGGCATTGTGCCTATATCTTCAAAAAGAGTTTTATCTCTTAGAAATAGATACTGAAATACTCACAGATAAACTATGATGCCTGAgaattgcttcaaaataatcctctgtgtatataaatgaaataaagattggCCATATATTGATAATTGCTGAAGCTTGGTGATAAATATACTGGCAGTGAAAGGGCTGAAGGGAGTAAGGGAATCTATACCATAATTTCCTTTACtattgtatgtttgaaaatttccatactaaaacatttacataaaaagaGAAGGGGTAGCCTGttcctgccctccccttcccagaaGCCTTCAGGGGTACCTGGGCAACTGCAGAGTAGAAGACAGGGCCAGAGACACGAACTGGGGTGGAGGTCCAAAGGGAATAAAGTCATTCTAGGACCAGGTACGGTGGGGAAGGCTTACCCGGTTGTGGGGCAGGGCCCAGCCACACACAGCACACTCCTGGGCAAGCAATCGGCGCAGGAAGGCCCGGTCCTGGCTGTGCTTCACAGCTTCTACCACATCCCCCAACTCATAGTTCCTGGGTGTCTCCTGCAGCAGTGACAGTGCCAGCTCTGCCCGGCCCCAACTGGGGAGGGCATAGACGGCCAAAAGCCGTCTGACCAGGCTCTGCAATGTGATTCAGGTGGAGGCAGAAGTCACTGTCAGAGCCCAGGGACCTTCCCTTCCCAaattccctctttcttctctagGTAGGTTCTTGGGCTCCTTGCCTCCTCCCAGCACCTGCTTATCTGGTCCATCCCAGGAGGGGGTGGGCTCAGGACCACTGTCCCAGAGGCGCTGACGGAAGGGCTCTAGGCGCTGTCGCTGTAGCTCAGTCAGGGCTCGTGCCACATCACCTCCATGCTGGAACAGTGCCTGGAGAGACCCCTCCTCAGGCCCAAAGCCCAGAGACCGGAGCTCCTGCACCTACAAGTTGGGAGTGGAGAGAGGAAGTAAAGACAGAAAAGCAAGCAAAGGAGAATGTAAGAGACTCTGAACTCTGAGACTCTCAACCCTGTCCCACCTCCAGCACAGTTGATACCTTCCTACGCCGGGCCCTCACGCACTCTTCCACAGCTTCATCAAGGTTGCCATGACGATCCAGCCAGGCTTTCCGGGCCTCCTGACAGGAAAAGGCACCCAGCCCAGGGTCCCGCTGTCCAGCCAGCTCAGCCACCATCTCCAGCACGTAGGGCAGCTCTGAGCGCAACCACTTCAGGGGCACCTCAGTGCCTGAGTATTGCAGAGCTGAGAAGACCTCCTCTGGACAGGCACCTGCAGCTTCCCCTTCCTAAGGCACAGTCCCGCCCATCAGGCCCAAGAAGAGGGATACCCTCCACCCACCCTCAGATGAACTGAGATGCCAACAGTGGCTGGGCTCAGCCATGGACCATGTGACCAGTGCATAAAATGGTAATTGCCATGTGGAAGTGTTCAGTAAGGGACAACTGCTGCTAACAATGACAAATCTTATAAGAACTATCAACCAACTGCAGCATCTCCTTTCCCCCACCAGCTCAGCCCCACCTCATCCCAAGTCGAATCCTCACCCGGATCATGATCACTAGTTGGAGACCTTCCTCCCGCATCTTGTCTTGTCGGTGCTTCTCAGAGTCTTCACAGGAACTGGGCAGGGGGGCACTGAGGCATCCCGGAGGCCCAGGCTTAGGGAGTCCCTTTTCCAAAGAACTGGCATGGGGCCGGGGGTCATGCTGTACTGGGATGGGGCTGCTTGTCCGGTTGCACATAACACACACCCAGCCAGGGCCCGAGTTGCAGAAGGTACAATGAATACAGTACCAGACTTGAGTCTGGGCAGAAGAGAGCAAGGTATCCCCCTGCTGGGAAGGCAGAGAGGATTATCCCATTGACTGGCTGGCTGAGGTTTATGATGAAATATACGGAGCTGGGGGAACTAAAGAAAAATGGGGGATGGGAAAGCAGAGAATGGCCTGAGGTAACATGTGCAATGAAGAGTTGGGAAGGCCAGGAACAGGTTACCTGAAGGGGCTGCAGGCAAATACCAGCATCCTGGGAATCCACCACCAAGCTGGGAGGCTGGGCCAGCCGAGGTCGCTCACATATGGCACATAGCACAGCTGCTCCCTCATTCTCAAAGGTACAGCTCTGGCAGGCCCACCGACCCCGTGCAAGCTCAGGTTCTAAGCCCTCAGTTCCTTGGGGACCCTCGATCCTCAACCCCAAACCCTTACAGCCTCGGGGCCGATCACAGGCCACACAGAGCACTGTCCAAGGCTCATTTAGCATGGCACAGGCAGCACAGTGCCAGGGCAAACGAGCACTTGCAGGatcaggggaagaaagagagctgtctcccagggccagcagggaggTCGGCTGGGGCCGTGGCTGGGCCGAGGCAGGTAAACTGTAATGGAAAAGCAGATATGGCCTGTTGAGGTGGGGACCTGGTAACTGGGTCCCTCACTTCTGGGCATTTCCCATTTCCTGAGTAACAGCACATGGCACTGGCCCTTGCACATCTTGTCTCTGTCTCAAATACTCTCATACCCATGGCCTGTGCAACATTTAAATGGCAGCTTAAAGCTCACTTCTTCTGGGTAGATATACCTAGTATGGGTACTGAAAATACTGCCAAGTGATTGAGCTGATCCTTCAGACTAGGTTGCATCCACCTACTACCTATTTGCACACCATCATAACCTGTCTTATGGTGAATGCTGTGTATGTCTACTATCTCCTTCAGGGCTATGACTGGTTGCTTGTCCTCTATTACACAGTCTTTAGCATACAACTTGGCACATGGTAGACAATCAAGTGATCTTAAGGTCTCTAAATTTCATTCTCATCCAGAAGAGACGACATCTCACCTGGAGCTCAGGTGGGTGGCCTGGATCAGGGTCCTGGGAAGGGTCTGGCGGAGGTGATGAGCACGCGATGGGTGTCCATGGAACAAGTGGTCACAGGCTGGGCACAAGGCCTGTTTACAGGACAGGCAGTGCAGTGTGCCTGGGGCAGAACCACAGAGGAAGCAAGGACCAGGAGTGGAGCCTAGAGAACACcagaggaaagaacagaaaatctttctaaaaaagACTAGGTTATACCTGAATCTGCTATGGATGGAGGCAAATCACAAGactacttttcaaaatatttgaacccaagaaaacaattttaatctcttttaaaaaaataaaggaggataACCAAGAGGGTAGAAGAAGGTCCCAAATTTCCATCAATATAGTCTACTACTCCCCGCCCCCCCCATGTAGAACCAATAATACCTGTGGCACAGGGTGTGGTGAGGGGGCCAGGAGCAATCTCTCTCAGTAAGGGTTCAAACTCTGAAAGCTGTAGCGTCTAAGGAAGAAAGAGCAGGGAATGGGCAAGGGGCATGGGACCCAGAATCCAACAATTCCTGTTCCCTTTGTTCATCAgcccccttcctgcctgccttacATCATCTTCAACGTTGTCTTCCAGCAGCTGTTCCAGTGCCCTCTTTCTTGGATGAGTATTCTGCAAACCAGATAAAAAAGGCTTCCACCTAGCACCCTAGAACAAGGCCCTTCCTATAAGCTCTAGAGTCTTAACATTCATAGACAAAAGAACAGCACCAGGAGCTCCCAGAATGCCCATGGTTCAGCAGCATGGGGGTCCTCAGACTGACTTGAGTTAGGCTGTGCTCCCCAGCCTTGGTCTGTAAATCATCAAGACTAAGGAACATCTTACCTGCAACAGCAGGCTGAGCTCTGTCCGAAGCAGCAGTACTTCCAGTGTGACTGTAGCAACCTGGTGCTCATctggctcctcctgcccttcGGGGAAGCTCAACCCATCTGGCTGCTCCTCCGTGTAGCCATACAATCGTAGCACATCCCGGCCCCCCTACCACACATTCACAACCAATCACCGCCCCTTCCCATTCAGCACAGCCTCAGGCCATTTCTAGCCaatccccagcccaggcccaggcccaggcccagtcCCCTTTCCCATAAGGCTCAGGGGCTTCACCTGCACCGCATCCACTGTGCTGCGAAAGACAGGGTTATTAAACTTGACCCCGCGCCAGTACCGGGGCCGCTGAGGGCTGAGGAGGTTGCGGCCGTATTTCTCCAGGATGTTCAGGGCCGTGGACAGGGTGTTGAGGTAGTTTCGGGGCTGGGAGCATTCAGAGAGCAAAGAGTTGTGAGCCCGCTCCGGCCCCAGGCCCTATGTCCCTCTTTCAAGCGGGGCCGGGCCTCACCTCCCCATGAGCGTTGCAGCGGACCAGGCGTGCGGCGTCCAGCTGCAGGTAGCGGGCGGCTGGCGGCAGGGAGGTGGCCAGTAGGGGCCGGAGCTGCTCCAATGAAAACGCCTGCCCGGAATCCCTCCTCAGGGCGCTCGCCAGCTCTTCGCGGGCCTCCAGGAAGGCCCGCTCCTCCTCCCCGGGCATCCTGAGACAGGAGTCAGCCCCAGCCTCGCCGCCCGCCAGGACCCAGCGCGGGCTGTGCGCGGCCCGAGCGCCGCCCCTCCCGCCTGGTGCCCGCCTTTGAGACCTGACCCCGTCCGTGGAGCTGCCCCGGGTCAGTCAGACCACGGTCACTCTCCGGCCCCCGGCTCAGGGGCAGGGTTAGCCGGGAACAGGAAGTACTAGGAAAGAAGGCGGGACTGCGACCCGGTTTCAGAGGAACGGGAGGGGTTTAAGCTTAAGGAAGGGGAGTGTGTCCGGAAGCCGGGGGCGTGACCAAGAAGGAGGTCCCAACCAATTAGGAGGTAAATAACCCCCGGCTCCTCCCTCAGCGCGTCCCTGCGTTTTTCCTGCATTCAAGAGCTCTTTCCGGCCTTCCTGCCGTCTGGGTTCCACCCCTTCCGGATGGCTCCAGGCGCGGGGTGGTCCTATTTGGCTCAAAGCCTTCCCCTTTCCATCAGGACCAGTCTGGCAGGCTCCGGTCCTCTCTGGGAAAGTCCGCCCCCCATGGCTGGGGACCCGACTCTGGCCAGCCCTAGGCCTACTCAAGCGAGTCCGGCCCCCTCTCCGGTCTGTCCTGAAGGCAGGGGAaagccccctcccccgccagcTTGTCTTCCACCCCTTCTCCGCCCCAGGGGCTCCTTCTTACTGCCCGTTCCACTCGCTCTGATCCCTCTCCGCCCCCTCCTCACGGCCGAGCCTTCTCAGGGGAACCCCACCACTGGATACCCCCTTTCCCATTCTCCCATCCCTCTCACCCCAACCCCGGACTTCCCCTCCGCCCTCGCTGTAAGCCCCGCCCCTTCGCCGAGGGACAACCCGGGTTCCAGTCTCAGCGATCCGGCTCACCCTAGCCCCTCCCTCGGACAACCCCTGGGCTTCTGACCCAGCCAGCACCGCCTCTCCCGGTGGCACTGGCTGGGAATGGCTGAGGGGCTACCTACTGTTTGCGGCCTgccagggggagggggaaggaaaaaaaagaaagggggcGGGGTTGAGGGGGGCGGGTCTGGACCTGAGGAGTGAAAGCGAAAGCCACGGCGGCTAGCTGAGAGACCGGAGATCTGGCAACTGGAGCAGCATGGCCAAGCCTTGTGGGGTGCGCCTGAGTGGGGAGGCCCGCAAACAGGTAACGGGGAgctggaggccaggaagggtCCGGGGAACCCTCCTGGATGGAGGCCAAGCTGGGTGCTTCAGGGGACCAAGACTGTGCCAGAGAACTCCCCCAACCGGTCTTTAGAGCTTTCACTTCAGCCCGGGGATTTCCAGATTCCTGCCCTCTAACCAGTCTCTGCACTGAGCAGGAGCTTTGAGGGAAAACTGGCTTGTGGGGGAAAGGCCTGAACCACAGTTGGAAGGCACCCTGTTGGGATGGGTTCTTACTCTTGACAACTTAGACCCTTGACCAACATCCGGGTACTGCTGTCTGTGTAGGTGGACGTCTTCAGGCAAAATCTTTTCCAGGAGGTAAGTCTCCTTTGATTCAAGCAATTTGACCCAGAATCTTAGACCAATACACGAGGGTCACAATCTCTCAGAGTGACTCCCAGACCCACCTGGACTTTGTCCCTATTTCCCTTCCCAAGCTTTCACCCAAGGTGAGCTCCTAATTACTGATCTCTACCTTTAAATGGCACCTCTTTGGACTCTCTCCCCTTC encodes:
- the RNF31 gene encoding E3 ubiquitin-protein ligase RNF31 isoform X2 — protein: MPGEEERAFLEAREELASALRRDSGQAFSLEQLRPLLATSLPPAARYLQLDAARLVRCNAHGEPRNYLNTLSTALNILEKYGRNLLSPQRPRYWRGVKFNNPVFRSTVDAVQGGRDVLRLYGYTEEQPDGLSFPEGQEEPDEHQVATVTLEVLLLRTELSLLLQNTHPRKRALEQLLEDNVEDDTLQLSEFEPLLREIAPGPLTTPCATGSTPGPCFLCGSAPGTLHCLSCKQALCPACDHLFHGHPSRAHHLRQTLPRTLIQATHLSSSLPASAQPRPQPTSLLALGDSSLSSPDPASARLPWHCAACAMLNEPWTVLCVACDRPRGCKGLGLRIEGPQGTEGLEPELARGRWACQSCTFENEGAAVLCAICERPRLAQPPSLVVDSQDAGICLQPLQQGDTLLSSAQTQVWYCIHCTFCNSGPGWVCVMCNRTSSPIPVQHDPRPHASSLEKGLPKPGPPGCLSAPLPSSCEDSEKHRQDKMREEGLQLVIMIREGEAAGACPEEVFSALQYSGTEVPLKWLRSELPYVLEMVAELAGQRDPGLGAFSCQEARKAWLDRHGNLDEAVEECVRARRRKVQELRSLGFGPEEGSLQALFQHGGDVARALTELQRQRLEPFRQRLWDSGPEPTPSWDGPDKQSLVRRLLAVYALPSWGRAELALSLLQETPRNYELGDVVEAVKHSQDRAFLRRLLAQECAVCGWALPHNRMQALTSCECTICPDCFRQHFTIALKEKHITDMVCPACGRPDLTDDTQLLPYFSTLDIQLRESLEPDAYALFHKKLTERVLMRDPKFLWCAKCSFGFIYEREQLEATCPQCHQTFCVRCKRQWEEQHRGRSCEDFQNWKRTNDPEYQAQGLAMYLQENGIDCPKCKFSYALARGGCMHFHCTQCRHQFCSGCYNAFYAKNKCPDPNCRVKKSLHGHHPRDCLFYLRDWTAPRLQKLLQSLQLGPGQSLEVAVE
- the RNF31 gene encoding E3 ubiquitin-protein ligase RNF31 isoform X1, with amino-acid sequence MPGEEERAFLEAREELASALRRDSGQAFSLEQLRPLLATSLPPAARYLQLDAARLVRCNAHGEPRNYLNTLSTALNILEKYGRNLLSPQRPRYWRGVKFNNPVFRSTVDAVQGGRDVLRLYGYTEEQPDGLSFPEGQEEPDEHQVATVTLEVLLLRTELSLLLQNTHPRKRALEQLLEDNVEDDTLQLSEFEPLLREIAPGPLTTPCATGSTPGPCFLCGSAPGTLHCLSCKQALCPACDHLFHGHPSRAHHLRQTLPRTLIQATHLSSSLPASAQPRPQPTSLLALGDSSLSSPDPASARLPWHCAACAMLNEPWTVLCVACDRPRGCKGLGLRIEGPQGTEGLEPELARGRWACQSCTFENEGAAVLCAICERPRLAQPPSLVVDSQDAGICLQPLQQGDTLLSSAQTQVWYCIHCTFCNSGPGWVCVMCNRTSSPIPVQHDPRPHASSLEKGLPKPGPPGCLSAPLPSSCEDSEKHRQDKMREEGLQLVIMIREGEAAGACPEEVFSALQYSGTEVPLKWLRSELPYVLEMVAELAGQRDPGLGAFSCQEARKAWLDRHGNLDEAVEECVRARRRKVQELRSLGFGPEEGSLQALFQHGGDVARALTELQRQRLEPFRQRLWDSGPEPTPSWDGPDKQSLVRRLLAVYALPSWGRAELALSLLQETPRNYELGDVVEAVKHSQDRAFLRRLLAQECAVCGWALPHNRMQALTSCECTICPDCFRQHFTIALKEKHITDMVCPACGRPDLTDDTQLLPYFSTLDIQLRESLEPDAYALFHKKLTERVLMRDPKFLWCAKCSFGFIYEREQLEATCPQCHQTFCVRCKRQWEEQHRGRSCEDFQNWKRTNDPEYQAQGLAMYLQENGIDCPKCKFSYALARGGCMHFHCTQCRHQFCSGCYNAFYAKNKCPDPNCRVKKSLHGHHPRDCLFYLRDWTAPRLQKLLQDNNVMFNTEPPAGARAVPGGGCRVMEQKEVPNGLRDEACGKETPAGYAGLCQAHYKEYLVSLINAHSLDPATLYEVEELETATERYLHVRPQPLAGEDAPTYQARLLQKLTEEVPLGQSIPRRRK
- the RNF31 gene encoding E3 ubiquitin-protein ligase RNF31 isoform X3 yields the protein MPGEEERAFLEAREELASALRRDSGQAFSLEQLRPLLATSLPPAARYLQLDAARLVRCNAHGEPRNYLNTLSTALNILEKYGRNLLSPQRPRYWRGVKFNNPVFRSTVDAVQGGRDVLRLYGYTEEQPDGLSFPEGQEEPDEHQVATVTLEVLLLRTELSLLLQNTHPRKRALEQLLEDNVEDDTLQLSEFEPLLREIAPGPLTTPCATGSTPGPCFLCGSAPGTLHCLSCKQALCPACDHLFHGHPSRAHHLRQTLPRTLIQATHLSSSLPASAQPRPQPTSLLALGDSSLSSPDPASARLPWHCAACAMLNEPWTVLCVACDRPRGCKGLGLRIEGPQGTEGLEPELARGRWACQSCTFENEGAAVLCAICERPRLAQPPSLVVDSQDAGICLQPLQQGDTLLSSAQTQVWYCIHCTFCNSGPGWVCVMCNRTSSPIPVQHDPRPHASSLEKGLPKPGPPGCLSAPLPSSCEDSEKHRQDKMREEGLQLVIMIREGEAAGACPEEVFSALQYSGTEVPLKWLRSELPYVLEMVAELAGQRDPGLGAFSCQEARKAWLDRHGNLDEAVEECVRARRRKVQELRSLGFGPEEGSLQALFQHGGDVARALTELQRQRLEPFRQRLWDSGPEPTPSWDGPDKQSLVRRLLAVYALPSWGRAELALSLLQETPRNYELGDVVEAVKHSQDRAFLRRLLAQECAVCGWALPHNRMQALTSCECTICPDCFRQHFTIALKEKHITDMVCPACGRPDLTDDTQLLPYFSTLDIQLRESLEPDAYALFHKKLTERVLMRDPKFLWCAKCSFGFIYEREQLEATCPQCHQTFCVRCKRQWEEQHRGRSCEDFQNWKRTNDPEYQAQGLAMYLQENGIDCPKCKFSYALARGGCMHFHCTQCRHQFCSGCYNAFYAKNTLQCLHLPPPLHPSRRGS